The window TACCAAAGTTAGATACCGGTCAACAAACAGCAGTCAATCAATCAACAAACAacattcaatcaatcaatcaatcttaACAACCATAAACAAACAATAATCAATCAtgccatataaacatatcatagctAGTGTACTAACACAGAAGTGATCAATATTCCTACCTTCCACAACAGATTTGAATCAGTGAACTACAAAAGGGAACAAAGAACAGTAGAAATGGAGTGTTGTCGAACACCATGATAAACATGATTATTGATTAGAAAAAGAAGGGAAAACAAACAGGGAAAAGGGTTTTTTGATGAGTGGATGCATTGGATATGAAAACAAACAGGGAAAACATGATTATAATAAATAAGATAGGCATTGGATGTCAAATCGGCAACACAAAGAAGTGGAAACCAAGCAGATTGTTACAAGAGTCAAACTTTTCTTCTCAGCCTATCATCCTAATTTATTAGCAGGAGAGAAGCCTCATATCATAGTACCCACGGCCTACAAGGTTTGCACCCCTGAACACACATCACCATATATGGGAACATAAGCAAAGCATGATAACAAGAAACCAATTGAAAAGAACACCATCAAAACAACCGTAACAGACAAGAACAAGATTCTCTGCATCTACGATGGGAGACAGGTGATGGAACAGAGGAACCAATTTGACACTGCTTCAATTTTGAAACCAAAACCAATCGTTCCTACAACCGTCGCCCCAATGAAAACACAAAATGCAGGATCGTCATATAACAGAAGCGCACACACAAGTTTCTCAAACAGAAACGCTGGAATCATCGCTCCACCATGAACACGAAACGCAGGATCATCAGATAACAAAAGCGCACGCATTTCTCGAACAAACTTGTTAGTTCGCAAACCAGACGGTGATCCAAACGGTGGAGACCCCTGATGAGATGGCCCCAAGAACATGCAAGAGCATCAGGGCGACAGCGAGGACGACCAAAATCATATCAGAAGCGCTTCTAAACGGGTGACGGTGAGGACGAGCAAATCAAACCAGACACTGACATCATACAACTTTAGAAAGGAACACACCCGTACCATAACACTGACCTCATACAACTTCAGAAAGGAATCAGTAAGTTTATAGCAAGGAAAGATGCATTTTAAAGCTTAAATCACATGCTACCAAATTATGTGAAGATTCACTATTCGATTAGGACAGTAACCTAAGCTGTGTAATTTCTATCGACACTCGTAATGCAAACAATACAAAGAAGGTAACTGCAGCTCCCTCCACATTTTCacatccgggcttgggaccggcaaagGCAGTGTTAGGCCCCGACAATATAAACACACAAGTTATACAACCAATCATTCAACAAAGCATACAAGACACACCATCAAGCAAATGCAATATTCACACACAGAGAGTCAAGCACACACACAGTCAAGCCACACACAGTCACACACACAGTCAAGCCACACAGTCACACACACAGTCAAGCCACACACACAGAGTCAAGCACACAGAGTCACACACACATAAAGGAGCGCTTGCACACAAGAAACAGACATAGATAGGGGCACAAACAGAAATCTAATACATGCAAGACCGAAGTAAACTCAAAAAGCTATAAAGAATTCCAGAACTTGAATTTGTAAACTAATCTCTCTAGAGGGGTGAGGGTGATTCAGATCTTCGTTCCTAAAAATAGGAAGCTAGTTAGAGGCTGATTAAGTGATTATATTCATCACTACCCACAAGTTTGTAGGCACAGTGACGCATGCTTATTTATTTAGAATTTAGTTTGCAATTCAAAATATCATGAGCGTACGCATATGGACATAAAAGAAATGTTAAATGTATTCTTGTTCTACTTACTAGAGAAAGGAAGGCATGTAACATGAGTAACATTCTTATAGAAATTCTGGCTAAGGTAAGAGTAGCCTTCAACACTGATTCATTTGTAGTGCTAGTAGATTCAGCCTGCAGGGCAGAGAAACAATGTCAGTACAAATCACCAGGCAAACCAACCTTCTTACTTGTTGGGTCCAAATCAACGAATTCTAGCTACCAAATAATTCAAGGTGGATGCAAGATGAAACACCCCCAAACATCAGCCTCACTGGTTCACACCAGCTTATAAGCTCACGTATTGCGTTTATATTATACAGAATAAACAAACCAGCCTACCACCAGTCAAGTTTGAAATAATGTACTGATTAACCAAGCTTATGATGACTTGCCAACAGTTCAAAAGTGAACTGCACTCTAGTGTTTATTCCATTTGTAAGTAGAACATGAtgcaagcaaaaaccctaaaagcaTAATTAATTCACTGGCCTAATGTATGTAAAGCACCCACTTTTCACATATTGGGAATATGCACTAATGCCAATTGCCATTATTCCCTTTATGTTCAGAATAAGGGCGTTGATATTTATAGGTAGTTCCTGTTTTTCATATTATACGTACTGGGCCATGTATTCTAAAATTGAAAAGAACCACCAAAGAATGGTTAATGTAGGCAacggatgaaggcaggttaactcaCCGGGTGACGTGGATCAGCAAGCATGGGAAAGAGGCCTCTAACTATGAGTGATTGTCTTGCCTGCAGGAATATAATGCAACAAATATGAGTTATAACTGGCACACTGCCAAACACCAGAGACAAGTCTTGGTCCAACATAAGAGATATTGGTTCTTATCGGGCAAAattctttagtactccctccgtcccgaattacttatcttagatttttctagatagGGATGTATTAGACATGTGGTAATACATGTTAATTAGTGAGTCTAGTTGAACACCACACTGTTTCTCATCAGGGTAAATTCTATAGTACATTAGTGAGTGCAGCTGAACAACATAGTCCCAATCTTTCTGTTTGTTAGGCACATGCTATTTTTAGATCAACGATTTGGCCAATGGAATATGAGGTATGCTACAAAAGGTACACCATGACAAACCTATTTCAAATACAAATTTCAATGGTATACTTCAGCATATAATATGTATTTCGTTGGTCAAACTGATGATCTAGAAATACGTCCCTTATAAACTGAAACAGAGGTAGTAGGAATTATGCACCATGTAAAAATAAAGGAGCAATACATATCATCATTCTTTTGCTGAGAGAAAAGAAGGATGTTGTATCAAGGCAAAACCATGAAGGTTAAATGCTAAATGAATTTTCTAGCATTACATGGAAAATACTTATATATTGTTCCTCTGTATTGAGTTGCGTGATTGTGCAAGTTTCAGTGTTAGATTTGTCATTAACAAAACTATAGCCTTAAGTTATCTTTCAAAGTTTGAAGATCAGCATGCTAGTTCTGAATCATTATTACCTATATATAGCACACACAGGAGGTACTAAAAAGGTTAGAAGGAAAAAGGTTGTTCACATACTTCAAATGTGCCTGTGAAGCTCCACTTCAATTGATTTGTTTTCAGACGAGGAATGGCGTGGTGGGCCTGTACTTGGCAATTAGCCTGTACTCAATACAGCATAATATATGAATCAATTTCCATTAAACTACAAGATGAGGTGAAGCGCCTATAAGAAGAAAtactctttttctttctctttctacCTTGTAGCCCTCCCAGATGAGGTCAAGAAAATGATGACCGAAGCCTTAACTTTGATAGCAGCCGCACCTAGCAAATAGGTAGTGAACTATTTCAAACTTATAAACCCAAGTGTCACAGCCTGATATTCAATCAATGGAAGACAGAAATTGTTCCCCTGTAAACACTACCAAAAGGTTGGAAAATGAGAAGAAACAAAATACGCACTGTAGACGAAGCAATAGACTCCAAGTGGGTCATGGGTTCTCCCACGTATTTCATGGTTCGCTTGAAGTACAAATCCTGGTTGAAGACCTTCTCAGCCTGTGAAACAATTCATGATCACCAAATATAAAGAGAGAAAAGGCAGGAGGGAGTGAATTTCCATCAGATTCCATTAGAGTGCCAAAGATATACTTGTTGACATTTAGGGGCTGTTCCAAAGAATGGTATTTATTTGTAACATTTTAGTATTGAAGTCTGATTTGAACTACAAATGGGAACCTATCAACAAATGCCTCCCAAACACTCATGTTTATCAAGAGAACATAGAACTCCAAAAGAAAGCTCACCTCAGCACAAATTCTGCCTACTGTTGAAATAGTCTCAACTGGATACAACCCACGGCAAGTCTCAGCACCAAGGAGAATGTCATCACTACCTGAACAAAACAATTATGATTCATGTTACAGCTTGTGTGATTATAGTTTGTTTGGGTGTAGTAAAGAGCAATTGTACAGGATCACCAAAGTATAAGATATCTGCAAGAGGCAAAAACTAACTGTCCAGCACCGCATTTGCCACATCAGTTGAAATAAGAACACCTAAAGAACAAAACAAAGTAGTACTCAATTGAGAAAAATACATGTTAATTTTGGCTAAAATCGGAGTTTGGCTAAGATCAGCTAACTTTGAGAGGAACTCCCGTGCCTATTACAGGAAAAATACTATCAACGTTAGGAACATTTTCCCAAAGTATGAAGTGCCCAAACATGTGATACTATTCAACAAAATACCAATATAAAAAAATTCAATCTGTAGGGAAAGGTGGCACTGTGAAGTAGTACACTCTAAATATCGACATAATGAGTTACTTACTTGCCACACATCTTCTGCATGCCTTGTATAAGAAAGAGAGAGGAAGTCAATCTTGTTTGGAGCACCGCATTTTTTCATAACCTAAAAGTGGTGCATGCTCATATAGTCATATAATGGGTTACAGCAAGGAGCTCCAGTTTTACGGAAAAAAATAGCATGCAAAGTCTAGTCGCCAAGTTAATACAAGGAGCAACAGAGATTCTTGGGAGGAGTTCCTTACATCTTTATGCTCATCCGACAGTGTGGGCACGTTGATATGGATCTGGGAGCAGTGCAATGTGAAGACATAATCACAAAAAAGTTCAGAAAAAAGAATAGTCAGTCTACACTAAACAAGTAATAGGTGTATTACCTATGGTGAGGAACTACCAATACCAAGTTAGCATAAATGATTATTCGTCAAGATAAGAGTTCACATTTGACAAATAGCAATCAATCGCGCCATATAAAATGTACCATCTCAAGGCAAACTTGTAAGAGATATGCTTAATAAGTTGAATAAAACACACCATAGCTAGTATACTAACACAGAAGTGATATCAATATTTATACCTTCCACATCAGATTTGAATAACTGGACTTCAAAAGGGAACAAGGAATAGTAATACCAAAAAAATTCACCTCAACGAACAACAATCCACCTCAAGGCTCAAACAACAATCCATTGGCCTACATGGTTTGTACCTTCTCAAGGCAATCaatcaaacaacaaacaacaatccaTCTCAAGGCAATCaatcaaacaacaaacaacaatccaCCTCAAGGCAATCaatcaaacaacaaacaacaatccaTCTCAAGGCAATCaatcaaacaacaaacaacaatcaaTCAATCGTGCCATATGGGAACATAAGAAAAGCGTGATAACAATAAACCAATTGAAAAGAACACCATTAGAACAACCACAACGGACAGAACAAGATTCTCTGCATCTAGGATGGGAGCACACACGCCTGCCGAAAGCGAGACCAGCACACAACCGCAATGTTGAGACCTGCATCTAGGTGGGACAAGAATCGACAGAGGGCCAATAATCCACCTTGTATTAACGGACCCTGGAACTAGAGTATCACAAGGGCGCATGCATTTGAGATCTGAAAATAACCGACAAACAACATAGGTGATGGAACAGAGGAACCGATCTGACACTGCTCCAATTTCGAAACCAAAACTGATGATTCCTGCAACCATCGCCGGGCGCGAACACGAAACGCATGATCATGAAATAACAAAAGCGCACGCACAACTAAACGCAGGAACCATCGGTCACCGTGAACACAAAACGTGGGAACAGAAGTTTCTCAAACAGACTTGTTAGTTCGCAAACTAGACCGACCGACTGCTCGCTCGCCCACTTCCTCCCAGAGTCGCAGGGACGGAGACCCCCGACGAGACGGCCCCAAGAACACACGAAAGCATCGGGGCGACAGCGAGGACGACAAAATCATATCACAAGCGACTCTAGACTGACGAGGAGAACGAGTAAATCAAACCAGACACGATTTTCTATCCAAACGGACGAATCGAGGATGAGGAAAATTAGTCGAATCATACGCGCTTCAGGACAGACGAATCGAGAACGAGCAAAATGACAAATCAGGCGCGATTCTTCTAATCTAAACGGATGAATCGAGCGGGGACGAGCAACATAAAGTCAGAGGCGAGAGGAGAGGGAGTCGGGGACGAATTGCCTCACCAGACGCGAGAGGAGGAGAGGCACGAACCGAGGACGAATTGCCTCAACAGACGCGAGAGGAGGAGAGGTAAGCCATTCATACCTAAAAAATATATGTTTCAAGTTGGCAACATCGGTTGTCTCTCATCAGTTCCAAGCAGATGGCTAGCCTGAAATGACATGAGCAACTTAAAATGTGAGTGTGATGTAAATGATGTTTCTATTATTCTTGAAGCAAGAAAAGTAACTTACATCATCAGCAGCACCGGCAGTCATATTTGCAAATGAAGATTTAGATGACCTGTTATGTAATaggcatcatagaaatcagtttatGATCATAATAGCATAAGTAATTATTCATGTGTATATATCAAAGTTATCAAGAAATCAAGGATTCGGTATAAAACAAGTCAGACATTTTCCATTTAAACTCTGACCATTTGAAAGCATAGAAACTTACCGATGATTTGTAGTCCTGCAACTCCAATAAGTCACCTGGTTTGTCGTCTTTGACTTTAGCTATAGGTGAGAAGAACTAAGAACAAATAAAGTATACAAATGGAAGTAACCAGTGTGTTTCGAAATTAACAAACATCCCACCCAGGGGGGAATGCATTTCAGCAAACCATAAAAATAGAACAATCAAAAGAATACCTCTCTCGACATTGCTTGCCTATACATCCACCCATGGCGTACTTCTGTGTCCAGGCACACTCATACTTGGCCCAATCAGTCTTGTACATGTGAGAAATCTCAGGCACCAGAGGATCATTGGGATTGGGGTCCGTCAGCAACGAACAGATTGACAGGAGGACCTGTTAACAGAGAAGGGTAAATATTAGAGAAACATAAATGAAGATTTTTTGTGAGATTAATTTGCTGAAGGAACCAAGCTTATATCAGCAACAAGCTTTAAGCAAAAAATGGAACAACCAAGCTAGGAATGCAGATCATTACCTTTGAGATGGTCAAAGTCAGGCTCCACTGTTCCTTGAGAATGTCGAGGCAAATGCTGTCGTTGCTGTTGATGTTTGGGTGGAACACCTTGGTGCGGAAAGAGACCTGAAATATGTTCATGTctgaatgtcagaaaaaaatagataaGATAGCAAGCAGCAGCAAACTAATTGTTTGAGGACCCCTAAGACATTTGTGTAACAGCAATTCCAATATCATTACAAAGGTTAGCTCGGTACACCAGAAATTACCTTCGGGGGCTTGAAGGGATAATCCAGTGGGAAATGGATGTTCACCAAAAATAGACCACCAGTAAACAGGCTGTCCGAGGGTCCCATGATAGTGGCCTGCCAGTGGAACATGTCCTCACTTACAGGACCTGCCTGAATAAAAGGAAAGTAATACAGTATTACGCAACAGTCAGACAAGCATTTGTATGAAGCCAGTCAAGTATGAGTAAGAAACAAGTCATATTTGCTGTGAGATCAAACAGCGGCCAGCTTTAGTTATGTGTGAACAAGTTCAAAATTAGGCATGAAATTATATTATCAAGGGTTATCCATCATATACGCGTCCAGTAAAATGATTAGAATAATTCAAAGTTCATTGATCTTCATTTCAAGAGGTTAGTGCAACCAAATGTTGTATGAAAAAACATCAAGTCACCCAGGAGGCCAGGACATCCACTGAAGCCACTTATTCTCCACAAAAACACAGAACATTAGGTTTACACACATTATGAATGCTAAAGTTGTTTCAGTAATTATATTTCTTCCTGTATGCATTGATAGACCAAGGAAAACAGGTGACCATTACAACCTCACCTACTAAAACATAGGCCACTATTGATGATTCTCTCTATTGGTTAGGATGGTACCGTTTATGTTTCTCAAATCAGATTTACACAACATTAACAATGGTAAAGTTTCTTCAGTAATTATATTTCTTCCAGTATGCATTGATAAACCAAGGAAAGCAGGTGATCATTGCAACCTACTAAAACAGAGGTCACTTTTgacaattctctctattgatcaggTTAGTACTATTCGTGTTTCTCAAATCAGATTTAAACAACATTACCATAAAGGTGCTTCAGTAATTATATTTATTCCAGTATGCGTTAATAGACTTAAGGAAGACAGGTGACCATTGCCACCTCACCTCCTAAAACATAGTTCACTCTCAAAAATTATCCCTATTGATTTGGTTGGTACTATTTATGTTTCTTAAATAGTCTAGTCCATGCCTAACAGATTAGATTGGTATTGTTTATGTTTCTTAAATAGTGCTAGTCATGCCTAACTGTCCATATAAATTTTGAAGTCCTTGGCAATTTTAATTTCTTTTGGTTATGGCAGTTAAGATAACATATAGTGCTACAGGGTGGTGCATGTTCTGCCCATGTGGTACTGACTGTAAATTGTAATAAGGTTGGCATACTTTATAACCTAGCAAAACAAAATCCAAGGGTTTTTTAATGACCTGCTTAGAAGATACATCACACACTTGACATGAGTCAATCATAATTGTAGTCCATGTACAGTTCATAAGCAGTGCGAGAGCACAACAAACCTAAAAGCACTGCGAGAGCACAACTAAATAATCGACAACCTAACCCCCATGACCAGTAACAACAGTTAACAACCAGACCATGCCAACGGCGCGCTCATCCAGACACAACCCAATTCGGGGCAAACGGAATCAAACGGGGCAGAGGGAAATCACCTGCGCTGAGGTGGGAGGGTCCTTCTGCAGGTCCTTGCAGTGAGATCATTTTGTTGGTCCATACTTGCTTACAAGATCAATAATTTTGTCATCTTCCTGTATAAAAATATCATAATCATAAATACAACTATAAAATGTGCAAAACATATTTTTTTTCGAGCAAAGTCAGGAGTGCAGTGCCAAACCTCTTGAGTCCAAGGACCTTTGATGAGTTCAGGGTTAAGAACCTTCTGCCATGGATGTAAATATTGTACCTCTGCCCTATCCAGAAAGAGCTCAGCTGCGTTAGGTAGATACCGACACAATATGTGAGCTCACCACACTTTCATATACAAAACATCATCCAAGGAGGTATGGTGTTACTATATAACTAGCTAAAATGTGGGATATGCATTCATAAGTTTACCATTACTAGCCATGAGATAAACATTGTGTAAAATATAGGAACGATTTAAATTCGAGAGGGATTATCATCCAAAGACATACCAGGTTGATGAGCGATCCACGACTTTAGTTAAACCACCAGAAGCACACCATCAGAACAACGATAATGAATCAAATTAGCCATCATGAAAACATCCATGCAAATATCAGGTAAATGAATGCTTTGGGACTACAGGCATCAGCATCGCAAAATGTAAAGAATGTAAATATACATGTGCTATATGCCAACTCAACCCATCAGTGTCCTTAGCAACATAATAAAGAGCAAATGTGATATGTCCAGATCAACATGTATGTACCTTAAATACTTAGAAAAGCATTATTCCAAGGACTGGACAACAGTAATACTAAAAAAAGAATATGATATCCACATAAGACATAAtcacaaataattcagaaaaaagaGTAGTGCTAGGTCTGTTACCTATGTTCAGGAACTACATATACCAAAGTTAGATACCAATCAACAAATAGCAATCAATATTAATAACCATACACAAACATCAATCAATCATGCCATATAAACATGTACCATCTCAAGGCAACAAACAACAATCAATGGTGCCATGTAGAAACATACCATCTCAAGGCAACAAACATCAATCAATTGGCCTAGGTTTTTACCTTGTCAAGGCAATCAATCAAAGAACAAACAACAATCCATCTCAAGGCAATCaatcaaacaacaaacaacaatccaTCTCAAGGCAATCAatcaaacaacaaacaataatCAATCAATCATGCCATATGGGAAGATAAGCAAACATGATAACAATAAACAATTGAAAAGAACAGCATCAGAACAACCGCAACAAACAAGAACAGGATTCTCTGCATCTAGGATGGGAACACACACGACTGCCGGTAGAACAAGAATCGACACAGAAACCGATCTGACACTGCTCCAATTTCGGAACCAGAACCGATCGTTCCTGCAACCGTCGCCCCAAAGCGAACACGAAACGCGAAATCGTGAGATAACAGAAGCGCACGCACAAGTTTCTCAAACAGAAACACGGGAACCATCGCTCCACCGTGAACACAAAACACAGGATCGTCAGATAACAGTAGCGCGCGCACAAGTTTCTCAAGCAGACTTGTTAGCTCGCAAATCAGACAGTGACCCAAACCGATAGACCG is drawn from Triticum dicoccoides isolate Atlit2015 ecotype Zavitan chromosome 4A, WEW_v2.0, whole genome shotgun sequence and contains these coding sequences:
- the LOC119283649 gene encoding ubiquitin-conjugating enzyme E2 28-like codes for the protein MFHWQATIMGPSDSLFTGGLFLVNIHFPLDYPFKPPKVSFRTKVFHPNINSNDSICLDILKEQWSLTLTISKVLLSICSLLTDPNPNDPLVPEISHMYKTDWAKYECAWTQKYAMGGCIGKQCRERYSFDCSIFMFFSPIAKVKDDKPGDLLELQDYKSSVSFYAFKWSSKSSFANMTAGAADDASHLLGTDERQPMLPT